The nucleotide window GCTCTGCAATGCCTTCTTTGTCTCCTACGGGATCTTTGCAGGGGTCTTCTCAACAGCAGTCTACAGGAAAGCAGGTTACTAGGCCCGTTTTACGGGTACAGATTCCGAATAGCAATTCAACAGGCTCTTTAAATAGCCAACCTTCCTCAAATTCAATGAGTGAAGTGATCGGTGTCAACAAGCCTTCACAGTTTAATGCCAACGGCCATCTGGTGTTACCGGATCCTTCAAACCCAAGAAGTGATATCCCAGTCTCTTCACATCCTCAGGATGTATCTGGAGGTCTCATGGTAAGTGAACGTCCCAAGAATGCTGAAAATATGACATCCGCTGGTACAGGTATGCTGTATAACAATCTCCCTTCGGCTATTGCGGCCTCACCGTCAATGCGGCAATATTTCGCTTCTCCGCTGCAGCAGGCAGCCAACGGCGCAGGAAACCTTTTGTCAGCATCTCACAACCAGACATTTCAGTCAGGCACACGACAGACCCAAACTACGCAGCATAGGAAACATCAAGCGGACCAGTCTGCAGGACCTATGCTGGGTGCTCTACCGTCCAAATACGTTAGTGATCTCATGGTAGCATCACCAAATGGGTCAATTGCTATGTTTCAAGATTGGCCTTTTAATCGTGGTGCACCGAATACGGGTGGAAACACTGCATTTGGGTCCAATTCTGATTCTTTACAAGCATCGCTTGTTAACAGCAATACAGGCTTGACACCATACATAAATGGCTCTGTGCAAACCCCTCTTGGTGGAAGGTATTTTAATTTCCCGAATGAGCCTCACAACGAGGATAAGGTGACTGAAGAAAAGCCCTAGTATGTAAATTATGCAAACAATACACAATTCGGAATGAATATTCGGGCTATTACCCGCCTTTAATAGTTGTAGTCGTCGTGGGACTGTCACCCGTACATCTTAATACACCCGTACATCttaataaataaatattaCGCGCGCATGTACGACCGACGCTTCTGTAGACAGCCCATCGCCTCGGTGCAGCCGGCCTGCTTCCCGTGTGAGCTAGGCAGACCGCTACGCGTGGTTCCGCCCGGCGGGTAGCCGCAGCTAGCTCCAGAGGTGATTGTATCTCCACCACATCCCAGAGAGGACAACGCACGGAGGTTCAATATAGTAAAAATTCAACTTCCATCAACTCTATCATAAGACGGGTTACTGGCCTTAGAGGAAGAAAGGATATACGAGTAGAGACTAGTCCGCCATCATGAAGGTATGTTAAGATATAATAGCAAGTGTGTTGAGTGTGATTCGTACGATAGTTAATGTTTAATGATGAAGTCACGCCAGATATACGTCAAGTTCGAGTCTAGATGATGATCAATCCAGTTTAATTTATTGTACTATTACCTACAGCATGATGTTGAATTCGTCTTACTAACAGAAATAACAGTTGAACATTTCTTACCCAGTTAATGGTACTCAAAAGACCGTTGAGATCGATGACGAGCACCGTGTCCGTGTTTTCTACGAAAAGAGAATTGGTCAAGAAGTCGACGGTGAAGCTGTCGGTGACGAATTCAAGGGTTACGTCTTCAAGATTGCCGGTGGTAACGACAAGCAAGGTTTCCCAATGAAGCAAGGTGTCTTGTTGCCAACCAGAGTTAAGCTATTGATGGCTAAGGGCACTTCTTGTTACAGACCAAGAAGAACTGGTGAAAGAAAGAGAAAGTCTGTCAGAGGTGCTATTGTCGGTCCAGATTTGGCTGTCTTGGCTTTGGTTATCGTCAAGAAGGGTGAGCAAGAAATTGAAGGTATCACCAACGAAACTGTTCCAAAGCGTTTGGGTCCAAAGAGAGCTAACAACATCAGAAAGTTTTTCGGTTTGACCAAGGATGACGATGTCCGCGATTTCGTTATCAGAAGAGAAGTTTCCAAGGGTGAAAAGAGCTATACCAAGGCGCCAAAGATTCAAAGATTGGTTACTCCTCAAAGATTACAAAGAAAGAGACAACAAAGATCTTTGAAGATCAGAAACGCTCAAGCTCAAAGAGAAGCTGCTGCTGAATACGCTCAATTGTTGGCTAAGAGATTGTCTGAAAGAAAGGCTGAAAAGGCTGAGGAGAGAAAGAGAAGAGCTTCTTCCTTGAAGGCTTAATTGAAAGATGACATTGATCGATTGCATGTTTATCTTCGTTTTTAAATCTTCTATGTATAGATGTACTATGTAGGGAGAGTGTGTATTTTGTCCCTTATTT belongs to Eremothecium sinecaudum strain ATCC 58844 chromosome IV, complete sequence and includes:
- the RPS6A gene encoding 40S ribosomal protein eS6 (Syntenic homolog of Ashbya gossypii AGR197C; Syntenic homolog of Saccharomyces cerevisiae YBR181C (RPS6B) and YPL090C (RPS6A); 1-intron in Ashbya gossypii) gives rise to the protein MKLNISYPVNGTQKTVEIDDEHRVRVFYEKRIGQEVDGEAVGDEFKGYVFKIAGGNDKQGFPMKQGVLLPTRVKLLMAKGTSCYRPRRTGERKRKSVRGAIVGPDLAVLALVIVKKGEQEIEGITNETVPKRLGPKRANNIRKFFGLTKDDDVRDFVIRREVSKGEKSYTKAPKIQRLVTPQRLQRKRQQRSLKIRNAQAQREAAAEYAQLLAKRLSERKAEKAEERKRRASSLKA